The following coding sequences are from one Candidatus Aegiribacteria sp. window:
- a CDS encoding PTS sugar transporter subunit IIA, translating into MDISKYLSLESCTIKLEEKTKEEVIRSLAELIVKSPNAAGANLESIKNGLLEREKMGSTGFGKGIAIPHCKVEGITDFAVALGVSNKGVPFDAMDKRSVHIFCAIVGPPDDPEMHLRLLAAASRVLSAGKSRYEMLSSSTSYALREAFLYHAAPATAIDSCKDKTFNRLMLVVVQEEDVYNDIIELFLEMGLPGAITHEGNLMSQILSGAPVFAGFLDVLGSSKPEPRTILALVPADTLDEMIASIEEITGDLDNHRGACIIVLSPNMVRGSLETI; encoded by the coding sequence ATGGATATTTCTAAATACCTTTCACTTGAATCCTGCACAATTAAGCTTGAAGAAAAAACAAAAGAAGAAGTTATCAGGAGCCTTGCCGAACTTATCGTAAAATCCCCGAACGCTGCCGGAGCAAATCTGGAAAGTATCAAAAATGGCCTTCTGGAAAGAGAAAAAATGGGATCCACCGGTTTCGGCAAAGGAATCGCTATTCCTCACTGCAAGGTGGAAGGGATAACGGATTTCGCAGTGGCCCTGGGTGTTTCAAACAAGGGGGTGCCATTCGATGCTATGGACAAAAGAAGTGTGCACATCTTCTGTGCTATTGTAGGCCCCCCTGATGACCCGGAAATGCATCTGAGGCTCCTTGCCGCAGCAAGCAGAGTACTTAGTGCAGGCAAATCCCGATACGAGATGCTGAGCAGTTCTACCTCGTATGCCCTAAGGGAAGCCTTTCTCTATCACGCCGCACCTGCAACTGCAATTGATTCCTGCAAAGACAAAACCTTTAACAGGCTTATGCTTGTAGTTGTTCAGGAGGAGGATGTTTACAATGACATAATCGAACTCTTTCTTGAAATGGGCCTTCCAGGGGCTATAACCCATGAGGGAAACCTTATGAGTCAGATCCTTTCTGGAGCGCCTGTTTTTGCGGGTTTTCTTGATGTACTCGGCAGTTCCAAGCCCGAACCAAGAACCATTCTCGCACTCGTTCCAGCCGATACCCTTGATGAAATGATAGCCTCTATCGAAGAGATAACCGGAGATTTGGATAATCACCGGGGAGCCTGCATTATAGTACTGTCACCGAACATGGTAAGAGGATCTCTGGAAACAATATGA
- a CDS encoding transposase, with protein MRIEYPGALYHVTARGNGKATIFLDDEGRLKFLDILEDCSKAFKFICHGYCIMSNHYHLLIETPNANLSAGIHRLNSVYAKFFNKQYEHVGHVFQGRFKAILVQRDNYLLELCRYIVLNPVRAGIVDHPANYRWSSYCQTIGATETNPTLTTDWVLAQFDSDISLARKSYINFVMDGINADSPMKDVRAGLVLGDKCFMEALRNRIGKHQDDIYIPKEQRYACREDLPSLFKNLKFLIKESRNKLLFTAYTKHGYTMKELSEFLHLHVITVGRIIREMQISQTIDSQNMSNKST; from the coding sequence TTGAGAATCGAGTATCCGGGTGCATTATATCACGTCACCGCACGTGGCAACGGTAAAGCCACAATCTTCCTTGACGATGAAGGCAGGCTTAAGTTCCTTGACATTCTTGAAGACTGCTCGAAAGCATTCAAATTCATATGTCATGGATACTGCATAATGAGCAATCATTACCACTTGCTCATAGAAACTCCCAACGCAAATCTTTCGGCAGGAATACACAGGTTAAACTCGGTTTATGCCAAGTTTTTCAATAAACAATATGAGCATGTTGGTCATGTATTTCAGGGTAGATTCAAAGCTATTTTAGTACAAAGGGATAACTATCTTCTTGAATTGTGCAGATATATAGTTCTCAATCCTGTAAGAGCCGGTATCGTAGATCATCCAGCAAATTACCGGTGGAGCAGTTATTGTCAGACAATTGGCGCTACTGAAACAAATCCCACTCTGACCACAGATTGGGTTTTAGCCCAGTTTGACAGTGACATTTCTCTTGCTCGCAAAAGCTATATAAACTTCGTTATGGACGGCATCAACGCTGATTCACCAATGAAGGATGTAAGAGCTGGTCTTGTTCTGGGCGACAAGTGTTTTATGGAAGCACTTCGTAACAGAATCGGCAAACACCAGGATGATATATACATTCCAAAAGAACAGAGATATGCATGTAGAGAAGATCTACCTTCACTATTCAAGAATCTCAAATTCCTTATTAAAGAATCAAGAAATAAATTGCTCTTTACTGCATATACCAAGCATGGATACACTATGAAGGAACTTTCTGAGTTTTTACATCTTCATGTTATAACAGTCGGAAGAATAATCAGAGAAATGCAAATTTCTCAAACTATTGACTCACAAAATATGAGCAATAAATCGACATAA
- a CDS encoding DUF4900 domain-containing protein has protein sequence MKRGRTGEKGAVLAITMVLAVVLFILFTAVFVLFNANIDSYRNTSDRIQAMATAEAGANIALHELALGNGAPAETAPYSLPGDSAQWMSIQGGDGKARVIIDPYDGNTIPNSIGAVEIRSRGLCGNVTRDVVIRASPDYPSRYALLMNRSISQGFFVDGTFIDGPVHSNGSIGFSSLSSDSTDDPYVAAISTSLEDFYFADAGYSDVPHPANSNIWIRPYRHHARGSPYWETEADSIDFHAISQWFRQLQNEAALQGTMILGTGRIILKDDMLLFKNGIDSPVDTIDLTGKEIVYIQCGGGRVYLKTSGSPDNAITLVSTGPIFVAGSIDKPRHDDSGPLGIVSLADIIIAEDPDLSGDEDWPYPWSIETDQHLQIRAVVAAPNGCLRAQNPGMPDPGMRFTIYGGLILNHFGLTGMGGKGYELAIAWNQALTRMHPPCFPDLNRWVISSWEQDRDYGELSIDDNLF, from the coding sequence ATGAAAAGAGGTCGGACCGGCGAAAAAGGTGCCGTGCTGGCAATTACAATGGTGCTAGCCGTTGTTCTGTTCATTCTTTTTACCGCAGTTTTTGTTCTGTTCAACGCGAATATAGATTCCTACAGAAACACGTCCGATAGAATACAGGCAATGGCGACAGCGGAAGCCGGAGCGAATATAGCGTTACATGAACTTGCGCTTGGAAACGGAGCGCCTGCTGAAACGGCACCATATTCGCTCCCGGGGGACAGTGCTCAATGGATGAGTATTCAGGGTGGAGACGGTAAGGCACGTGTTATAATTGATCCGTACGATGGCAATACTATTCCTAATTCAATAGGAGCCGTTGAAATAAGAAGCAGAGGGCTGTGCGGCAACGTAACAAGAGATGTTGTGATACGCGCTTCCCCCGATTATCCGTCCAGGTATGCTCTTCTTATGAACAGAAGTATTTCCCAGGGTTTTTTTGTTGATGGAACCTTTATAGATGGTCCGGTTCATTCCAACGGTTCAATAGGGTTTTCCAGTCTCTCATCTGATTCAACTGACGATCCTTATGTGGCGGCGATTTCTACGAGTCTGGAGGATTTCTATTTTGCTGATGCCGGTTACTCCGATGTACCCCATCCGGCGAATTCAAATATCTGGATCAGACCGTACCGACATCATGCCAGGGGGAGTCCATACTGGGAAACCGAGGCGGACAGCATTGACTTTCACGCCATATCTCAATGGTTCAGGCAACTGCAGAATGAGGCCGCCCTGCAGGGAACAATGATCCTCGGAACCGGAAGGATTATTCTTAAGGATGACATGCTCCTTTTCAAAAATGGAATAGACTCTCCCGTGGATACAATCGATCTTACTGGAAAGGAAATAGTCTACATCCAGTGTGGTGGTGGCCGCGTTTATCTGAAGACTTCCGGAAGCCCCGATAATGCGATCACTCTTGTGAGTACCGGACCGATATTCGTCGCCGGATCGATAGATAAGCCAAGGCATGATGATTCTGGACCATTGGGAATTGTTTCCCTGGCAGACATAATCATAGCGGAAGATCCTGACCTGTCAGGTGATGAAGACTGGCCTTATCCCTGGAGTATTGAGACTGATCAGCATCTGCAGATTCGTGCTGTAGTTGCCGCTCCGAATGGCTGCCTGAGAGCGCAAAATCCCGGCATGCCGGATCCTGGCATGAGATTTACGATATATGGAGGTCTTATTCTTAATCATTTTGGTTTGACAGGGATGGGCGGAAAAGGCTATGAGCTTGCTATTGCCTGGAATCAGGCACTTACGAGAATGCACCCGCCCTGTTTTCCGGATCTAAACAGATGGGTAATATCATCCTGGGAGCAGGACAGGGATTATGGTGAACTGAGTATCGACGACAACCTGTTCTAG
- a CDS encoding pilus assembly PilX N-terminal domain-containing protein, with amino-acid sequence MKNIGKKNGSALVMTVIIMVVLMIIGSGVYTLFQANVSSYEWQKELLQARYTAEAGTNLAVCIIMAGIEMPQDTYPRQLLPDDGIGWYSLVGGDLGEIVVWIDPDDDNKRIEAANAYGVRVLGRVQTEDNSFTYGMEVKMMPENFARFACFQDDGFSSGYYCDGYVFSGPFFSNGPINIASSNSSTANDPYFYSLELASRAGGDGYYYGTSQTAGGLTTVPERGDLQIQPYERMLMGPPYFDMHAEPIPFNSGSVNWQRARTKAIDDGLYFDSSSPNGELPDNARIMIAHDTLYVKRDAAAVEEIFVLSALTEPVVWIDNGNGDKVYIKQYPDLLPRGINMPLTIGVNGDIYVSGDHYYINTDILDENNDDLLGLISVHGDIVIAEDPGDASDWPAPWRMTTDGNIYFSGTFMALDGDVHAENYSQPSTFVADFHIIGGYLAQAEGYTSTSNKGHNIVIDYDTRLMTRHPPYFPQTGQWSTIYWENISDLNLQSIEWNRY; translated from the coding sequence ATGAAAAACATAGGGAAGAAAAACGGTTCCGCGCTAGTGATGACCGTAATCATTATGGTGGTTCTGATGATCATCGGAAGCGGAGTCTATACATTATTTCAGGCGAACGTATCATCCTACGAATGGCAGAAAGAGCTGCTTCAGGCCAGATATACAGCGGAAGCGGGAACGAACCTTGCTGTATGCATAATTATGGCCGGCATTGAAATGCCTCAGGACACTTACCCCAGGCAGTTACTTCCGGATGATGGAATTGGCTGGTACAGTCTTGTCGGAGGAGACCTGGGTGAAATTGTCGTCTGGATCGATCCTGATGATGATAACAAAAGGATTGAGGCTGCAAATGCCTACGGAGTAAGAGTGCTCGGCCGCGTGCAGACTGAAGACAATTCATTCACATACGGCATGGAAGTTAAGATGATGCCTGAGAACTTTGCCCGGTTCGCCTGTTTTCAGGATGATGGATTTTCATCTGGCTACTACTGCGACGGCTATGTTTTCAGTGGACCGTTTTTCTCAAATGGTCCGATAAATATAGCAAGCAGTAATTCTTCCACAGCTAACGATCCATACTTCTACAGTTTAGAGCTTGCCAGCAGAGCAGGTGGCGATGGTTACTACTATGGAACGAGTCAAACAGCCGGAGGTTTAACTACTGTACCCGAAAGAGGTGATCTTCAAATACAGCCGTACGAAAGAATGCTCATGGGGCCTCCCTACTTCGATATGCACGCCGAGCCGATACCGTTCAATTCAGGTTCTGTGAACTGGCAGAGGGCAAGGACAAAAGCGATAGATGACGGTCTGTACTTCGATTCATCTTCTCCGAACGGCGAACTTCCAGACAACGCAAGGATTATGATAGCTCACGATACTCTGTATGTGAAAAGGGATGCAGCTGCTGTAGAGGAAATTTTTGTTCTTTCCGCATTAACAGAACCTGTCGTATGGATCGATAACGGCAATGGCGACAAGGTTTACATAAAGCAGTATCCTGACCTTTTGCCACGTGGAATCAATATGCCTTTAACGATCGGTGTGAACGGAGACATATACGTTTCAGGTGATCATTATTATATCAATACCGATATTCTTGATGAAAACAATGATGATCTGCTTGGTCTCATCAGCGTACACGGAGATATCGTTATCGCGGAGGATCCGGGTGATGCATCTGATTGGCCTGCCCCATGGAGAATGACAACTGACGGCAACATATATTTCAGTGGTACATTCATGGCTCTGGACGGAGACGTTCATGCTGAGAACTATAGTCAGCCAAGCACCTTCGTTGCGGATTTCCATATCATCGGAGGTTACCTCGCTCAGGCTGAAGGATATACAAGCACTTCTAACAAAGGGCATAATATAGTAATCGATTACGATACAAGACTGATGACCAGGCATCCACCATACTTCCCTCAAACGGGACAATGGTCAACTATATACTGGGAAAATATATCTGATTTAAATCTGCAAAGTATAGAATGGAACAGGTATTAA